A single Eremothecium sinecaudum strain ATCC 58844 chromosome VIII, complete sequence DNA region contains:
- the RPT1 gene encoding proteasome regulatory particle base subunit RPT1 (Syntenic homolog of Ashbya gossypii ACR050C; Syntenic homolog of Saccharomyces cerevisiae YKL145W (RPT1)) has protein sequence MPPKKDWEKYKAPIETDDEQKRSDEDVKPLSEGDIQVLKTYGAAPYAAKLKSTEKDLRDIEQRIKEKAGVKESDTGLAPSHLWDIMGDRQKLSERHPLQVARCTKIIKSEPSGDNRTAGEDDEDAKYVINLKQIAKFVVELGERVSPTDIEEGMRVGVDRSKYFIELPLPPRIDPSVTMMTVEEKPDVTYSDVGGCKEQIEKLREVVELPLLAPERFATLGIDPPKGILLYGPPGTGKTLCARAVANRTDATFIRVIGSELVQKYVGEGARMVRELFEMARTKKACIIFFDEVDAIGGARFDDGAGGDNEVQRTMLELITQLDGFDPRGNIKVMFATNRPNTLDPALLRPGRIDRKVEFSLPDIEGRANIFRIHTKSMSVERGIRWELISRLCPNSTGAELRSVCTEAGMFAIRSRRKVATEKDFLKAVDKVINGYKRFSSTSRYMQYN, from the coding sequence ATGCCTCCTAAGAAAGATTGGGAAAAATATAAGGCTCCAATAGAAACTGACGATGAGCAAAAACGTTCAGATGAAGATGTTAAACCCTTAAGTGAAGGTGATATCCAAGTGCTTAAAACATATGGTGCAGCACCATACGCTGCCAAATTAAAGTCTACTGAGAAAGACCTAAGGGATATTGAACAGCGCATAAAAGAAAAAGCTGGTGTGAAAGAAAGTGATACCGGTTTAGCTCCTTCACATCTTTGGGATATCATGGGCGATAGACAGAAATTAAGTGAAAGACATCCTCTACAAGTCGCAAGATGTACAAAGATTATTAAATCGGAACCATCGGGGGATAATCGAACAGCTGGggaagatgatgaagatgcGAAATATGTTATTAATCTAAAACAAATTGCCAAGTTTGTCGTTGAATTAGGTGAGAGAGTCTCTCCAACAGATATTGAAGAGGGCATGAGAGTGGGTGTCGACAGATCTAAATATTTTATAGAATTGCCATTACCTCCTCGGATAGATCCTAGTGTGACTATGATGACCGTTGAAGAAAAGCCTGATGTTACTTACTCAGACGTTGGTGGTTGTAAAGAACAGATCGAAAAACTAAGAGAAGTCGTGGAATTGCCACTTTTGGCTCCAGAGAGATTCGCCACCTTAGGTATTGATCCTCCTAAAGGTATTCTATTATATGGTCCACCAGGTACAGGTAAGACTTTATGTGCTCGTGCTGTCGCTAATAGAACGGATGCAACGTTCATTAGGGTCATTGGTTCCGAATTGGTGCAGAAGTATGTTGGTGAAGGTGCCCGTATGGTTAGAGAATTATTCGAGATGGCGCGTACGAAGAAAGCATGcattattttctttgatgAGGTTGATGCTATTGGTGGTGCTCGTTTCGATGATGGGGCTGGTGGTGACAACGAAGTGCAAAGGACCATGTTGGAACTAATTACTCAATTGGATGGTTTCGATCCCCGTGGTAACATCAAGGTGATGTTCGCAACTAACAGACCAAATACTTTAGATCCTGCATTATTAAGACCGGGAAGAATCGATCGTAAGGTCGAATTCTCGCTACCTGACATCGAAGGTCGTGCGAATATTTTCCGTATTCACACAAAATCAATGAGTGTAGAGCGCGGAATTAGATGGGAGTTAATCTCTAGACTATGTCCAAATTCAACGGGTGCCGAATTAAGATCCGTCTGTACTGAAGCAGGTATGTTTGCTATTCGGTCGAGACGAAAGGTTGCTACCGAGAAGGATTTCTTAAAGGCTGTGGACAAAGTTATTAACGGTTACAAGAGGTTCAGTTCGACTTCCCGTTACATGCAATATAATTGA
- the RPC25 gene encoding DNA-directed RNA polymerase III subunit RPC25 (Syntenic homolog of Ashbya gossypii ACR049W; Syntenic homolog of Saccharomyces cerevisiae YKL144C (RPC25)) — translation MFILTKIRDLVRIPPDQFRRDTISATKHQLNNKFANKVIPHVGLCITVYDLLAVDEGQLKPGDGAAYINVTFRALVFKPVVGEIITGWISKCTAEGIKVSLLGLFEDIFIPKNMLFDGCYYSVEDTAWVWPMDEETKLYFDINEKIRFRIEQEIFLDVKPKSPKERELEEQAKEKEDLTEEERRKFEKPPAYALVGSCQTDGMGLVSWWE, via the coding sequence ATGTTTATCCTAACTAAGATCAGGGATCTGGTTCGAATCCCACCTGATCAATTCCGAAGGGATACTATATCTGCAACAAAACACCAATTGAATAATAAATTTGCTAACAAAGTGATCCCACATGTTGGGCTTTGCATTACAGTTTATGATTTGCTAGCGGTAGATGAAGGTCAACTGAAGCCAGGGGATGGAGCAGCATATATTAACGTTACTTTTAGAGCATTAGTTTTCAAACCAGTTGTTGGTGAAATTATTACAGGCTGGATATCCAAATGTACAGCAGAAGGAATAAAGGTTTCTCTTCTTGGTTTGTTTGAGGATATATTTATTCCAAAAAATATGCTGTTTGATGGTTGCTATTATTCGGTGGAAGACACTGCATGGGTTTGGCCAATGGACGAAGAGACAAAATTGTATTTTGACATTAATGAAAAGATCCGTTTTAGAATCGAACAAGAGATATTTCTCGATGTGAAGCCTAAATCACCAAAGGAGAGAGAGCTGGAGGAGCAGGCGAAGGAGAAGGAAGACTTaactgaagaagaaagaagGAAGTTTGAAAAGCCTCCAGCCTATGCATTAGTTGGCAGTTGTCAGACAGACGGCATGGGTCTAGTGAGCTGGTGGGAATAA
- the LTV1 gene encoding ribosome biogenesis protein LTV1 (Syntenic homolog of Ashbya gossypii ACR048C; Syntenic homolog of Saccharomyces cerevisiae YKL143W (LTV1)), with translation MSKSRFDKKNSQKFAVVYRPHDDPNFYNDDAAQHILVPVGIPSQTKATRKSPTSVNQKKLNEHMGEAKLYGIKFDDSNYDYTQHLKPIGEDPNNSVFIPSNKTSDKVKNTKTNIEDIMVEPQYKPESVKPVDSVFIRGVAKLDYLEKMQDTPDKLRGFRPDMNPALREALEALDDDEYVVNDDIVVKNNEDAISSNAGEDDDIFGELLGSGVVEDNDEFETGFDEWDIENLDEFEEQHYRDEMAQFDKVETLGDLHEIDIAADVRRFKQQQSKLHSDDWDSDDNFSAAGAGEEDETLDSLGELPSFNNKPQKNSKRKDRRKKGAMSDISGFSMSSSAIARTEVMTVLDDQYDQIIGGYENYEKELQEDEENYKPFDMSNERADFENLLDDFLDNYELESGGRKLAKKNAEMERLKEAADEVSKGKLSMKRKNERKKQKQIGELTGNLKSLRL, from the coding sequence ATGTCTAAGTCCAGGTTTGATAAGAAAAACTCTCAAAAGTTTGCAGTCGTTTATAGACCTCACGACGATCCAAATTTTTATAACGACGATGCTGCGCAGCATATTTTGGTACCGGTAGGCATACCAAGTCAGACCAAAGCGACTCGTAAAAGTCCAACTTCGGTAAATCAAAAGAAGCTCAACGAGCATATGGGTGAAGCTAAACTGTATGGGATTAAATTTGATGATTCGAACTATGATTACACGCAGCATTTGAAACCTATTGGGGAAGATCCGAATAACTCTGTATTCATTCCATCCAATAAAACGTCTGATAAGGTTAAGAACACTAAGACGAATATTGAAGATATAATGGTAGAGCCTCAATACAAGCCTGAATCAGTAAAGCCAGTTGATTCGGTATTTATTAGAGGCGTAGCAAAGTTAGACTATTTGGAGAAAATGCAAGATACGCCTGACAAGCTACGTGGATTCCGTCCTGATATGAATCCCGCATTAAGGGAAGCTCTTGAGGCACTCGATGATGATGAATACGTTGTCAACGATGATATTGTAGTAAAAAATAATGAGGATGCGATCTCGAGCAACGCAGGGGAGGACGACGATATTTTCGGTGAGCTATTAGGTAGCGGTGTGGTCGAAGACAatgatgaatttgaaaCAGGCTTTGACGAATGGGACATTGAGAACTTGGACGAGTTTGAAGAACAGCACTACCGCGATGAGATGGCTCAATTCGACAAAGTAGAAACTCTGGGAGATTTGCATGAAATTGACATCGCAGCAGACGTGAGACGATTTAAGCAACAACAATCTAAACTGCACAGTGATGACTGGGATTCTGATGATAACTTTAGCGCCGCAGGAGCCGGCGAAGAAGACGAGACTCTGGACAGCTTGGGTGAGTTACCTTCCTTCAACAACAAACCTCAGAAGAACAGCAAGCGTAAAGATCGTCGTAAGAAGGGCGCCATGTCCGATATATCCGGGTTTTCGATGAGTTCCAGTGCAATTGCAAGAACCGAAGTCATGACAGTACTGGATGATCAATATGACCAAATCATTGGAGGTTACGAAAACTACGAGAAAGAGCTAcaagaagatgaagaaaaCTATAAGCCGTTTGACATGTCCAATGAGCGTGCGGACTTTGAAAACCTCCTGGATGACTTCCTTGACAATTATGAATTAGAAAGCGGTGGTAGGAAGCTAGCAAAAAAGAATGCAGAGATGGAGAGATTAAAAGAAGCAGCGGATGAAGTTAGCAAAGGTAAACTTTCTatgaaaagaaaaaatGAACGCAAAAAGCAGAAGCAAATTGGAGAACTCACAGGTAATCTGAAAAGTCTGAGGCTTTAA
- the MRP8 gene encoding Mrp8p (Syntenic homolog of Ashbya gossypii ACR047C; Syntenic homolog of Saccharomyces cerevisiae YKL142W (MRP8)) has product MSTEIDGLKAQIEELQALVKKQSVLLSKTGHSVMELQLQNQKKDIKNLDDKYLTKGGSSKLDTTDLATNDDLVQLVGELQGQLDIMEERSIKRLVNSTKTEANDFLAPVPNADGEIPSVEDDGIFPRTLGDFEKLDSTQLYQLAKFYELLAPTLKEQEKFEDYLEGKVESFHINSTAIDDVKKEVESLSEEQLDDIFNDVARYLGIKSRRGTSVW; this is encoded by the coding sequence ATGTCAACTGAGATAGATGGATTAAAGGCGCAGATTGAAGAGTTGCAAGCTTTAGTTAAGAAGCAAAGCGTTTTGCTTTCGAAGACGGGCCATTCGGTGATGGAACTGCAACTACAAAATCAAAAAAAAGATATCAAGAATTTAGATGATAAATATCTGACAAAGGGTGGCAGTTCCAAATTGGATACTACAGATTTAGCAACAAATGATGATTTGGTGCAATTAGTTGGTGAACTTCAGGGGCAGTTGGATATTATGGAGGAACGGTCGATTAAGCGGCTTGTCAACTCTACTAAAACTGAGGCAAACGACTTTTTGGCGCCTGTACCTAATGCTGATGGTGAAATACCATCTGTTGAAGATGATGGAATATTTCCACGTACTTTAGGGGATTTTGAGAAGTTGGATAGTACTCAGTTGTACCAGTTAGCAAAGTTTTATGAATTATTAGCTCCAACATTAAAAGAACAGGAGAAATTTGAGGACTATTTAGAAGGTAAGGTCGAAAGTTTTCATATTAATAGCACAGCTATTGATGATGTGAAAAAAGAAGTAGAATCTTTATCCGAAGAGCAACTGgatgatatttttaatgaTGTTGCCAGATACCTTGGAATTAAAAGTAGAAGAGGGACGTCGGTCTGGTAA
- the NOP9 gene encoding RNA-binding RNA processing protein NOP9 (Syntenic homolog of Ashbya gossypii ACR046W; Syntenic homolog of Saccharomyces cerevisiae YJL010C (NOP9)), with translation MAKQRGRNLLKKQQKNEFAPSTDGNHHDDISLNAEVSSKERTGEPNMFFGTLDVQELEYFKQAESTLAVDTFESEEDKVNFISTVIEESKGKELKLATSQICSKLMERIILETDDRQVKEIFQKFNGFFFNISCHKYASHVLETLLVRSAALVERELLTPTFDDTLVADNDGVFTSMENLFLFMVNELKPNLRMMITHQYASHVLRLLILILSSKKLPSSTQNNSTLRSKKSKIARKMVDLKDSDDFNKVFRTPDSFKSELKTLLSTLYKELTNGVEIGLENRCNISPSCITKVREQCIDKVASPVYQLIIQVEGIFDRDRSFWHLVFSNTEEKDPKEESFVEYLLSDSVGSHFLQTVIGFSRVKYVERLYRLYMQDRIVKLAKRETTGAYVVQSLLKTLHQNEVRKVINDLVPELSILLNSNIDFATEIIDASISQGNYKKNEIIEQLIEKYYPDNVEDRNILESCLQLSSSTLGNTRDDWPTATERRKALFLERLIDLDDKFLNITIDSLLALPEERMLQMCYHGVFSHVVERVLQVGRVETVKRKLLLNIFCKDIVNMACNAYGSHIMDKLWEFTCSLTLYKERIASALTSESTKVKNSVYGRQVWKNWHLEQYNRKMYEWRKILKDQEADLLPNVKKLQAPQKADLNNKRAFVSSKEDRTSKKRNING, from the coding sequence ATGGCTAAGCAGAGAGGAAGAAACCTATTGAAAAAGCAGCAAAAAAATGAATTTGCACCTTCAACAGATGGTAACCATCATGACGACATTAGTTTGAATGCTGAAGTGAGTTCTAAGGAAAGAACCGGTGAGCCCAATATGTTTTTTGGTACACTAGATGTACAGGAATTGGAATACTTTAAGCAAGCTGAATCTACCTTAGCGGTTGATACTTTTGAATCTGAGGAAGATAAGGTGAATTTTATAAGTACTGTTATAGAAGAAAGTAAAGGTAAGGAATTGAAGTTAGCAACATCTCAAATTTGCTCCAAGCTAATGGAACGTATTATATTGGAAACCGACGACCGCCAGGTGAAGgaaatatttcaaaaatttaatggatttttctttaatatatCTTGTCATAAGTACGCTTCCCATGTGTTGGAAACTTTACTGGTTAGGAGCGCTGCTTTGGTTGAACGGGAACTATTAACACCAACATTTGATGACACATTGGTAGCTGATAATGATGGGGTGTTTACATCAATGGAAAACTTATTTTTGTTCATGGTTAATGAATTAAAGCCGAACCTAAGGATGATGATTACCCATCAGTATGCATCTCATGTTCTGAGACTTTTAATTTTAATTCTATCTTCTAAGAAGTTGCCCAGTAGTACTCAAAATAACTCGACTTTACGTTCTAAGAAATCGAAAATTGCTCGTAAGATGGTCGATTTGAAAGATAGCGACGATTTCAACAAGGTATTCAGGACTCCAGATTCTTTCAAAAGCGAGTTAAAAACTCTACTCTCTACACTATACAAAGAACTGACCAACGGTGTTGAAATCGGACTGGAAAATCGGTGTAACATCAGTCCATCATGTATCACTAAGGTAAGAGAACAATGCATCGACAAGGTTGCTTCACCAGTATATCAATTGATAATTCAGGTAGAGGGAATCTTTGACAGAGATCGTTCATTCTGGCATCTAGTGTTTTCCAATACAGAAGAGAAGGATCCAAAGGAGGAATCATTTGTCGAGTATTTGCTGTCGGACTCTGTGGGTTCACATTTTCTACAAACAGTTATAGGGTTCAGCAGGGTAAAATACGTTGAAAGGCTGTATAGATTATATATGCAAGACAGAATTGTCAAACTTGCAAAAAGAGAAACTACCGGTGCCTATGTTGTCCAATCACTACTAAAAACCCTGCATCAAAATGAAGTGCGGAAAGTTATAAATGATTTGGTTCCTGAACTGTCCATCTTATTGAACTCAAATATTGACTTTGCAACAGAGATTATAGATGCATCAATTAGCCAGGGCAACTATAAAAAGAATGAAATCATTGAACAGTTAATTGAAAAGTACTATCCGGATAATGTGGAAGACAGGAACATATTAGAAAGTTGTCTACAATTAAGTTCTTCCACATTAGGGAATACGAGAGATGACTGGCCAACTGCTACAGAGAGGAGAAAGGCCCTATTTTTGGAACGTCTCATTGATCTTGACGACAAGTTCCTAAACATAACCATCGATTCACTCTTAGCCTTGCCAGAGGAACGTATGTTACAAATGTGCTACCATGGTGTATTCTCACATGTTGTCGAGCGTGTACTTCAGGTCGGTAGAGTTGAAACCGTAAAGAGAAAATTACTATTAAACATCTTTTGCAAAGACATTGTTAACATGGCTTGTAATGCTTATGGTTCACACATTATGGATAAACTTTGGGAATTTACTTGTAGTCTAACCTTATACAAGGAACGTATTGCTTCTGCGTTAACTTCGGAGTCTACTAAGGTTAAGAACAGTGTATACGGCAGACAAGTCTGGAAAAACTGGCACCTAGAACAATACAATAGAAAGATGTATGAGTGGAGAAAGATCTTGAAAGATCAGGAGGCTGACTTGCTCCCTAATGTGAAGAAGTTACAAGCTCCACAGAAGGCTGACCTGAATAATAAACGTGCATTTGTGAGTTCTAAAGAAGATCGTACCTCAAAGAAGAGAAACATTAACGGCTAA
- the CCT8 gene encoding chaperonin-containing T-complex subunit CCT8 (Syntenic homolog of Ashbya gossypii ACR045W; Syntenic homolog of Saccharomyces cerevisiae YJL008C (CCT8)), which yields MSLKLPQNPNAGLFKQGYSSYSNADGQIHKSIAAIREIHQMCLTSMGPCGRNKIIVNHLGKHIITNDAATMLRELEIVHPAVKVLVMGTEQQKIDIGDGTNHVMILAGELLNASEKLIALGLSPVEIIQGYNMAKKFTFEELDKMVVAEVLDKHDKNELIKVIKPVIASKQYGAEDILSDLVSEAVSYVLPTKSNFFNVDSIRVVKIMGSSLANSTVVKGMVFNREPDGHVKSLPEGQKHKVAVYTCPIDISNTETKGTVLLHNAQEMLDFSIGEEKQLDSMIKEIADAGVACVIAGSGIGELALHYLNRYGILALKVPSKFELRRICRVCGATPMPRLGAPTAEEVGIVETVKTMEIGGDRVTVFKQGNEESTRTATIVLRGATQNNLEDIERAIDAGVAAVKGLMKHDGGKLLPGAGATEIDLVARITAYGEKTPGLMQLAIKQFAAAFEIFPRTLAETAGLNVNEILPNLYAAHVQVEGDDASTKLSKLHYGIDIEGNSSDCLIDIRENGIYDLLAAKKFAVNVATEAATTVLSVDQIIMAKRAGGPAAPQRPKPGNWDQED from the coding sequence ATGTCATTGAAGCTACCTCAAAACCCCAATGCTGGATTATTCAAGCAAGGTTATAGTAGTTACTCCAACGCTGATGGCCAAATTCATAAGTCCATTGCCGCAATCCGTGAGATTCACCAAATGTGTTTAACTTCTATGGGTCCATGTGGTAGAAATAAGATTATTGTAAACCATTTAGGTAAGCATATTATTACTAATGACGCTGCTACAATGCTAAGAGAGCTAGAAATTGTTCATCCCGCAGTTAAGGTACTGGTTATGGGCACAGAACAACAAAAAATTGATATAGGAGATGGTACCAATCATGTTATGATTCTTGCGGGAGAGTTATTGAATGCGAGTGAGAAGTTGATTGCGTTAGGATTATCACCAGTTGAGATAATCCAGGGCTACAATATGGCAAAGAAGTTTacatttgaagaattggaTAAAATGGTTGTAGCAGAAGTTCTTGATAAGCATGACAAAAATGAGCTTATCAAAGTTATTAAGCCTGTGATCGCTTCTAAGCAATATGGCGCGGAAGATATCTTGAGTGACTTAGTCTCTGAGGCTGTTTCTTACGTATTGCCAACCAAATCTAACTTTTTCAATGTCGACTCTATCAGGGTTGTCAAAATTATGGGAAGTTCTTTAGCAAACTCTACCGTTGTAAAGGGTATGGTTTTCAACAGAGAACCAGATGGACATGTTAAATCACTACCTGAAGGTCAAAAGCACAAAGTAGCTGTCTACACCTGTCCAATTGACATTTCTAATACAGAAACTAAGGGTACCGTGTTATTACATAATGCTCAAGAAATGCTAGACTTTAGTATAGGTGAGGAAAAGCAGCTAGATTCGATGATCAAGGAAATTGCAGACGCAGGGGTTGCATGTGTCATTGCTGGTAGCGGTATTGGGGAATTGGCACTGCACTATTTAAACAGATATGGTATATTGGCCTTGAAGGTGCCTTCTAAGTTTGAGTTGAGAAGGATTTGTAGAGTTTGTGGTGCTACCCCAATGCCAAGATTGGGTGCTCCAACTGCGGAGGAGGTAGGTATCGTTGAAACTGTGAAGACAATGGAAATTGGTGGTGATAGAGTAACGGTGTTCAAGCAAGGCAATGAGGAGTCAACTAGAACTGCAACCATAGTTTTGAGAGGTGCCACTCAGAATAACCTGGAGGATATTGAAAGAGCAATTGATGCAGGTGTTGCAGCAGTGAAAGGTTTGATGAAACATGATGGTGGGAAACTGCTTCCAGGCGCTGGTGCTACCGAAATTGACTTAGTTGCTAGAATTACAGCTTATGGCGAGAAGACTCCAGGGTTGATGCAACTTGCTATTAAGCAATTTGCAGCCGCCTTTGAAATATTCCCAAGAACATTAGCTGAAACAGCTGGTTTGAACGTTAACGAGATTCTACCTAATCTTTACGCTGCCCATGTTCAAGTAGAGGGTGACGATGCAAGCACGAAATTGAGTAAGCTTCACTACGGCATTGATATTGAAGGAAATTCAAGTGACTGTTTGATAGATATAAGGGAGAATGGTATTTACGATTTACTCGCAGCGAAGAAGTTCGCTGTGAACGTAGCTACCGAGGCTGCCACAACCGTTCTATCAGTTGATCAGATAATCATGGCTAAAAGAGCTGGTGGTCCTGCAGCACCACAACGTCCAAAACCAGGTAATTGGGATCAGGAGGACTGA
- the VPS53 gene encoding Vps53p (Syntenic homolog of Ashbya gossypii ACR044C; Syntenic homolog of Saccharomyces cerevisiae YJL029C (VPS53)): MGIQSLDYDPTNDVISILSEFDSLEQLNRLIAVTRNRKLELEHEIKDELASNDSTNDGLDDSKDLEELIDYIGKTKIMSKETESTISHLTKGISYLDNAKRNLTHSMSWFQNLKSLTDAYASCEEYFRQYMFKEMYASYSLMTSLSSVFEEYKSVDEINILLNKVHTLEHEILNRIKILYRKLFENRGNVGIDESTFEEGICKLLEITASTKFEIIDWCLDKVLEELQEIFSVDDEAGSLENISRRYLFFKKVLNNFQTNYSSYFPSDWAMPSRLTSMFLILTKHDLEILLHREMAKSSSLELFMNALQSTIEFEKYINVKFPNMLNKGSEEKLSTCFEPYLSLWISHNDKIMNSKILTYLSEPKLPDSTESHVIPSSADLFRTYRAILSQTLELIEGNGRNTVLVDLAGFFSRWLVEYSNKILQPLLLPENARIEDRDEVVQYTILMINTADYCSTTVGQLEEKLQAYSDRSELISQYTDNARSDFSVLISRGIRFLLNQIIAPPLKFAWREFANYDWSNSMVEDYSRYVLTIKHILLADERQGKSLIQNILSQFERDIYKWNILGHIVDLIINEYLRVIVNLLRPRQPYGTLTSKRHFSINQVINIGEQLLLDVQFLKEVLKQLPDSLSHDRPDSSTRYNNRIDTSIDQMIDLFNILVSPIEPIAKYHENFFKYAKTKSHICWALLLSLKGMSWDLAQWKSFWSEFNAQEGALSDIDINLFVFQRDENIIRSFISDLEDIVDPTWRAFFTNDLLIPLSNKKQTHFAQTPNSVHINKSINENLKHFVSSTRFFSRGG, encoded by the coding sequence ATGGGTATACAATCGCTTGATTATGATCCAACAAATGATGTTATATCAATTTTATCTGAGTTCGACTCACTCGAGCAGCTGAATAGATTGATAGCTGTAACGAGAAATCGCAAACTGGAACTTGAACATGAAATAAAGGATGAGTTGGCCTCAAATGATTCTACAAACGATGGTTTAGATGATTCTAAAGACTTGGAAGAGTTGATAGATTATATTGGAAAAACGAAAATCATGTCAAAAGAGACCGAATCAACGATATCACATTTAACAAAGGGAATATCTTACTTGGATAACGCGAAGAGAAACTTGACGCATTCAATGTCTTGGTTCCAAAATTTAAAGTCTTTGACAGATGCTTACGCTAGTTGTGAAGAATACTTTAGACAATATATGTTCAAGGAAATGTATGCATCTTACTCATTAATGACATCACTAAGTTCGGTATTTGAAGAATATAAATCTGTGGATGAAATTAATATTCTTTTAAACAAAGTGCATACGCTTGAACATGAGATACTTAACAGAATTAAGATTCTCTACCGCAAACTATTTGAAAATAGAGGAAATGTCGGTATTGATGAATCTACTTTTGAGGAAGGTATTTGTAAGTTACTGGAGATAACGGCGTCCACCAAGTTTGAAATAATTGATTGGTGTCTGGATAAAGTACTGGAAGAACTTCAAGAAATATTTAGTGTTGATGACGAAGCGGGTTCCCTCGAAAACATATCCCGTAGATACTTATTTTTCAAGAAAGTATTGAATAATTTTCAAACAAACTACTCAAGCTATTTCCCATCGGATTGGGCAATGCCGTCAAGGCTAACATCAATGTTCCTCATTCTCACAAAGCACGATTTAGAAATCCTCCTGCATAGAGAGATGGCTAAGTCATCGTCTTTAGAGTTGTTTATGAATGCATTACAGAGTACAATTGAGtttgaaaaatatattaatgTTAAGTTCCCCAATATGTTGAATAAAGGATCGGAAGAAAAGCTTTCAACATGTTTTGAGCCTTACCTATCTTTATGGATTTCACACAATGATAAAATTATGAACTCTAAAATCCTCACATACTTGAGCGAACCAAAACTACCGGATTCGACTGAATCGCATGTGATTCCTTCTAGCGCGGATTTATTCCGTACATATCGGGCAATTTTGTCTCAAACATTGGAGCTAATTGAAGGCAATGGGAGGAATACAGTTCTAGTAGATTTAGCTGGTTTTTTCTCTAGATGGTTGGTGGAATACTCGAACAAGATACTGCAGCCATTGTTACTTCCCGAAAATGCGAGAATAGAAGATAGAGATGAAGTTGTTCAGTATACAATACTAATGATAAATACAGCAGACTACTGTTCTACAACAGTGGGTCAGTTAGAGGAAAAGCTGCAAGCGTATTCTGACCGTTCTGAATTAATCTCCCAATACACTGATAATGCTAGGTCAGATTTTTCTGTTCTAATATCTCGTGGCATAAGATTCTTATTGAATCAAATAATAGCACCACCGCTTAAATTTGCATGGAGAGAGTTTGCTAACTATGACTGGAGTAATTCCATGGTGGAAGATTATAGTAGGTACGTTTTAACTATAAAACATATCCTTCTTGCTGACGAAAGGCAAGGAAAATCACTGATTCAGAACATCTTAAGTCAGTTTGAGCGTGATATTTATAAGTGGAACATACTGGGTCATATTGTGGACTTAATAATCAACGAATATCTTCGTGTAATAGTGAATCTTTTACGACCACGACAGCCATATGGGACGTTGACCTCTAAACGCCATTTTTCCATAAATCAAGTCATAAATATCGGCGAACAATTATTATTGGATGTTCAATTCCTTAAAGAAGTATTGAAACAGCTGCCCGACTCACTTTCACATGACCGTCCTGATTCAAGCACTCGGTACAATAACCGCATAGACACTAGCATTGATCAAATGATAGACCTATTTAATATATTGGTGTCTCCAATTGAACCTATAGCGAAATATCATGAGAATTTCTTTAAATATGCGAAAACTAAGAGTCATATATGTTGGGCTCTGCTTTTATCATTAAAAGGCATGTCATGGGACCTAGCTCAATGGAAGAGTTTCTGGTCTGAATTCAACGCGCAGGAGGGTGCCTTATCCGATATTGATATTAACCTGTTTGTTTTCCAACGCGATGAAAACATAATAAGATCGTTTATAAGTGATTTAGAGGATATTGTAGATCCTACTTGGAGAGCGTTCTTCACTAACGATCTCTTAATACCCCTATCGAACAAGAAACAAACACACTTTGCGCAAACTCCAAATTCTGTCCACATTAATAAATCCATCAACGAAAATCTTAAACACTTTGTTTCCAGCACTAGGTTTTTCAGCAGAGGCGGCTAA